In one Arachis duranensis cultivar V14167 chromosome 9, aradu.V14167.gnm2.J7QH, whole genome shotgun sequence genomic region, the following are encoded:
- the LOC107465905 gene encoding uncharacterized protein LOC107465905, translating to MDIFKTLNINISFLEELEQMPLYAKFMKEVLIKKRSLKEGHVVEMTRECSAILQRSLLEKKDDPRCFYIPCIIGSITVEKSFCDLGASINLMPLSLMRKLQIFELKSTRIALQMADKSIKQALGVVENVLVKVEKFFLLADFVILDMEEDPNTPIILGRPLLATGRALIDVEKGELLLRVHDEHLAFHVFKTLHEPTQEKECIKDKAKDNRLKEITPRLLNPCLKEVVMILSLKHLEIIKEETRRKFTVRGEKLKHYDFQYP from the exons ATGGACATATTCAAGACACTCAACATCAATATTTCTTTCCTGGAAGAACTTGAACAAATGCCATTATATGCCAAATTTATGAAAGAGGTGCTAATAAAGAAAAGATCCTTGAAGGAAGGACATGTTGTTGAGATGACAAGGGAGTGTAGTGCTATTCTCCAAAGAAGTTTGCtagagaagaaagatgatcctAGATGCTTTTATATACCCTGCATCATAGGAAGCATAACTGTTGAGAAGTCATTCTGTGACCTTggtgcaagcataaacttgatgcctcTGTCTCTCATGAGGAAACTACAAATTTTTGAGCTGAAATCTACTCGAATAGCTCTCCAAATGGCTGACAAATCTATTAAGCAAGCACTGGGAGTTGTAGAGAATGTGCTGGTAAAAGTGGAAAAATTCTTTCTCCTAGCTGACTTTGTCATCCTGGATATGGAAGAGGATCCTAACACTCCCATCATCCTGGGGAGGCCCTTGCTAGCTACGGGCAGAGCATTAatagatgttgaaaaaggggaattattgctaagagtgcatgatgagcacctAGCATTTCATGTCTTCAAGACCCTACATGAACCCACTCAAGAAAAAGaatgcataaaggataaggcCAAAGACAACAGGTTAAAGGAGATTACTCCAAGGCTTCTAAACCCATGCTTAAAAGAAGTAGTAATG ATCCTTTCACTTAAACACCTAGAAATCATCAAAGAGGAGACCagaaggaagttcacagtaagAGGAGAAAAGCTAAAGCACTATGATTTTCAGTATCCATGA